From the genome of Triticum aestivum cultivar Chinese Spring chromosome 3B, IWGSC CS RefSeq v2.1, whole genome shotgun sequence, one region includes:
- the LOC123065672 gene encoding uncharacterized protein — protein MGMGATEPSSAPPHRPVSMSACLPSPSWSPPGPGGRHRAAVVVRRLQVAARDAIPGVGWCGHRAWRKLLRRLAQETRCICSSPAPPSRPSTFGYDAVSYAKNFDDERPHAPHALSCAAADKPARR, from the coding sequence ATGGGCATGGGCGCCACTGAGCCGTCGTCCGCGCCACCGCACCGCCCCGTCAGCATGTCGGCGTGCTTGCCCTCCCCCTCGTGGTCGCCGCCCGGGCCCGGCGGCCGGCACCGCGCCGCCGTCGTCGTGCGGCGCCTGCAGGTGGCGGCGCGCGACGCCATCCCGGGCGTGGGCTGGTGCGGGCACCGCGCGTGGCGCAAGCTGCTCCGGCGGCTGGCGCAGGAGACCCGGTGCATCTGCAGCTCCCCGGCGCCGCCCTCCAGGCCCAGCACCTTCGGCTACGACGCCGTCAGCTACGCCAAGAACTTCGACGACGAGCGCCCCCACGCGCCCCACGCCCTCTCCTGCGCCGCCGCCGACAAGCCGGCCCGCCGCTGA